From a region of the Actinopolymorpha singaporensis genome:
- a CDS encoding YciI family protein: MKFMMLVCWAESEELGPEESAAMRRDSIAWTEQMDARGVRLQGSRLRPTADARTVRVRGDDVLVTDGPFAETKEQIAGYDLLECADLDEAVEVASKHPVARFGAIELRPYWD; the protein is encoded by the coding sequence ATGAAGTTCATGATGCTGGTGTGCTGGGCCGAGAGCGAGGAACTCGGTCCGGAGGAGTCGGCGGCGATGCGGCGGGACTCGATCGCCTGGACGGAGCAGATGGACGCGCGCGGGGTGCGATTGCAGGGCAGTCGGCTGCGGCCGACCGCCGACGCGAGGACCGTACGGGTTCGCGGCGACGACGTGCTGGTGACAGACGGCCCGTTCGCCGAGACCAAGGAACAGATCGCGGGGTACGACCTGCTGGAGTGCGCCGATCTCGACGAGGCGGTCGAGGTGGCCTCGAAGCATCCGGTCGCGAGGTTCGGCGCGATCGAGCTCCGGCCTTACTGGGACTGA
- a CDS encoding sensor histidine kinase has protein sequence MSFRLRVLGLLTLVALTATAATAWLTLRQANRQVQDTVSAGQQELSRIAGELRAYGFKHGTWDGLSPSVSTLAKDTGQRIRVVTETGVLLADSDILAGREPRPLNGRPPVLVDARPVLRLPAGQAPRISVKTAVAAIADYRSAAVYAACLTDAGTEVTARQDRLGIPRISTDHPPARCKKSPSGADPRTAQDVVVLRACESVRSLAPCLQRAFDERTASVAPARLEVSVGYRNESPPTLAPAPTVAVATGVALAAVLASLLLSRAVLRPVRAMTLAARGVGEGDLGRRVPVSGRDEIAQLGSAFNRMADSIQAGEERQRRLTGDIAHELRTPLANLRGYQEALRDGVVDPTPELLASLHEEALLQQRIVDDLQDLALAESGALTYHRHDVDLREILETSRTAHHAQAETAGIALDLEAPNQVYATGDPDRLRQALGNLIGNALRATGAGGTVTLALSPRGKQAVVEVRDTGKGIPAEDLPHLFDRFWRADPARGRATGGSGLGLAIVRQIVTDHAGSIDVRSTVGAGTTFTVTLPRLPESDGATAAGTRGREESGRSREVGQDLAEPPPSARR, from the coding sequence ATGAGCTTCCGGCTGCGGGTGCTGGGCCTGCTCACGCTGGTCGCCCTCACCGCCACCGCCGCCACCGCCTGGCTGACCCTGCGTCAGGCCAACCGTCAAGTCCAGGACACGGTCAGCGCGGGGCAGCAGGAGCTCTCGCGGATCGCCGGAGAGCTGCGTGCCTACGGCTTCAAGCACGGAACCTGGGACGGGCTCTCCCCCTCGGTGAGCACACTCGCCAAGGACACCGGGCAGCGCATACGGGTCGTCACCGAGACCGGCGTCCTACTCGCCGACTCCGACATCCTCGCGGGCCGCGAGCCGCGCCCGCTGAACGGCCGGCCACCGGTCCTGGTGGACGCGCGGCCAGTCCTGCGGTTGCCGGCCGGGCAGGCGCCCAGGATCTCGGTCAAGACGGCGGTCGCCGCAATCGCCGACTACCGCTCCGCGGCCGTGTATGCGGCCTGCCTGACCGATGCGGGCACCGAGGTGACGGCCCGGCAGGACCGCCTGGGCATTCCCAGGATCAGCACGGATCACCCGCCCGCACGGTGCAAGAAGTCACCCAGCGGGGCCGACCCACGGACCGCCCAGGACGTCGTCGTCCTCCGCGCGTGCGAGTCCGTACGATCCCTCGCTCCCTGCCTGCAGAGGGCCTTCGACGAGCGGACCGCCTCAGTCGCACCGGCTCGCCTCGAGGTAAGCGTCGGCTACCGGAACGAATCCCCGCCCACCCTCGCCCCCGCACCCACCGTCGCCGTGGCGACCGGGGTGGCCCTGGCCGCGGTCCTCGCCTCGTTGCTTCTGAGCCGCGCGGTCCTGCGCCCGGTCAGGGCCATGACGCTCGCCGCCCGCGGAGTCGGCGAGGGCGATCTTGGCCGGCGGGTCCCTGTTTCGGGGCGGGACGAGATCGCGCAGCTCGGCAGCGCCTTCAACCGCATGGCCGACTCCATCCAGGCCGGGGAGGAGCGCCAGCGCCGTCTCACCGGGGACATCGCCCACGAGCTGCGAACCCCACTGGCCAATCTGCGCGGTTATCAGGAGGCACTGCGGGACGGGGTCGTCGACCCGACTCCCGAACTCCTCGCCTCCCTCCACGAGGAGGCGCTGCTCCAGCAGCGGATCGTGGACGACCTCCAGGACCTCGCCCTGGCCGAGAGCGGCGCGCTGACGTACCACCGCCACGACGTCGACCTGCGCGAGATCCTCGAGACCAGCCGCACCGCTCACCATGCCCAGGCCGAGACGGCAGGCATCGCTTTGGATCTGGAGGCGCCGAACCAGGTGTACGCGACCGGCGACCCGGACCGGCTGCGCCAGGCCCTCGGCAATCTCATAGGAAACGCGCTGCGCGCGACCGGAGCGGGCGGCACCGTAACCCTGGCCCTGTCGCCCCGTGGCAAGCAGGCCGTCGTCGAGGTCCGGGACACCGGCAAGGGGATACCGGCCGAGGACCTGCCGCATCTCTTCGACCGCTTCTGGAGGGCGGATCCGGCACGCGGCCGGGCCACCGGCGGCAGTGGCCTCGGGCTGGCCATCGTCCGTCAGATCGTCACCGACCACGCCGGGTCGATCGACGTACGCAGCACGGTGGGAGCCGGCACAACGTTCACAGTCACCCTGCCAAGGCTTCCGGAAAGCGACGGCGCCACGGCCGCGGGAACCCGGGGGCGGGAGGAGAGTGGCCGGAGCCGGGAGGTGGGTCAGGACCTGGCTGAGCCGCCGCCGTCGGCGAGGCGATAG
- a CDS encoding PrsW family intramembrane metalloprotease, which translates to MSATPSPSAQSGLPGLPGGRPLVPLRPWAGRHRNRRRVLAPVGLIVVMAALVTPLIGLTVLGAGPEPAALGTFFAFLPVVPVVAVFLWIDRWEPEPGRLLLMAFLWGAGVAALAAAVSNFALNYAWSRTVGTEVGDVVSTVVTAPFVEEAVKGAFLFALLATRRREVDGVVDGIVYAGLVGVGFAFSENILYLGTAIAEGGLHGGIMLFALRCVLSPFAHPIFTSMTGLAVGIMARSRRPIRFLYPLVGYLAAVCLHALWNASASLLGQFGFFLVYVVFMVPVFAAVAMVVLWQRRREQRIVAGQLPRFVAANWISPEEVRLLSSLPGRSGWRSAVKRRWGAEAARAVRDYHTAVTELAFFYERYQRGAIGYDADHWRDDLIGKVLEARERAVLHPQAMATAEEVTGPPPAHRAPEPIS; encoded by the coding sequence ATGAGCGCGACCCCTTCCCCCTCCGCTCAGTCCGGGCTACCCGGACTGCCGGGCGGTCGTCCCCTCGTGCCGCTGCGCCCCTGGGCGGGCCGGCACCGCAACCGCCGCAGGGTGCTCGCGCCGGTCGGCCTCATCGTCGTGATGGCCGCGCTGGTCACCCCGCTGATCGGGCTGACCGTCCTGGGTGCGGGGCCCGAGCCCGCCGCGCTCGGCACCTTCTTCGCGTTCCTTCCGGTCGTCCCGGTGGTCGCCGTGTTCTTGTGGATCGACCGGTGGGAGCCCGAGCCCGGCCGGCTGCTGCTGATGGCGTTCCTGTGGGGAGCCGGGGTGGCGGCGCTGGCCGCGGCGGTCAGCAACTTCGCGCTCAACTACGCCTGGTCCCGCACCGTCGGCACCGAGGTCGGCGACGTGGTGAGCACCGTGGTGACCGCACCGTTCGTGGAGGAGGCGGTCAAGGGAGCGTTCCTGTTCGCCCTCCTCGCCACCCGCCGGCGCGAGGTGGACGGCGTGGTCGACGGGATCGTCTACGCGGGCCTGGTCGGGGTGGGGTTCGCGTTCAGCGAGAACATCCTCTATCTCGGCACCGCCATCGCCGAGGGCGGACTCCACGGCGGCATCATGCTGTTCGCCCTGCGGTGCGTGCTGTCGCCGTTCGCCCACCCGATCTTCACCTCGATGACCGGGCTCGCCGTCGGCATCATGGCGCGCAGCAGGCGACCGATCCGGTTCCTCTACCCGCTGGTCGGCTACCTCGCCGCCGTCTGCCTGCACGCGCTGTGGAACGCCTCGGCGTCGCTGCTCGGCCAGTTCGGCTTCTTCCTCGTCTACGTCGTCTTCATGGTCCCGGTGTTCGCCGCGGTGGCGATGGTGGTGCTCTGGCAGCGGCGCCGCGAGCAGCGCATCGTGGCCGGCCAGCTGCCGAGGTTCGTCGCCGCCAACTGGATCTCGCCGGAGGAGGTACGCCTGCTGTCCAGCCTGCCCGGACGCAGTGGCTGGCGCTCGGCGGTGAAGCGCAGGTGGGGCGCCGAGGCCGCCCGGGCTGTCCGCGACTACCACACCGCGGTCACCGAACTCGCCTTCTTCTACGAGCGCTACCAGCGCGGTGCGATCGGGTACGACGCCGACCACTGGCGCGACGACCTGATCGGCAAGGTGCTGGAGGCCCGCGAGCGGGCGGTGCTGCACCCCCAGGCGATGGCCACCGCCGAAGAGGTCACCGGTCCGCCGCCCGCCCACCGGGCACCCGAGCCGATCAGCTAA
- a CDS encoding MFS transporter has product MFSSFRGLPPVVWTVFAGTVVNRLGYLVTPFLVFFLATRGVTGTHVSYVLGALGAGNLLGPAVGGVLADRIGRRPTMLAGLVAASVGQGALFVAPGVATMAAAALLISAAGSMVSPAAYALLADAVDAEHRRRAYALFQWGVNIGTAVAGVLGGFLAARGYWLLFAVDAGSMLVFAAVVAFRLREHRPPTAFGAEGDGGAGGAKRKDGIGYGVVLRDRLGLALLPLFGVQLFVYSLTEVALPLAIHDSGLSPTVYGAMAALNAVMVVVLQPVVTARLARLPQLPVQCAGGVLIAVGVAMTGLANTVTGYAISVVVWSVGEVVVAGIAASVIANLAPAHARGRYQGAFGWTWGTARFGALTLGVGLYSGLGPGVLWWTALLAGIACSVATLAFHGRVARRMDHVLAA; this is encoded by the coding sequence ATGTTCTCCTCCTTCCGCGGGCTTCCGCCCGTCGTCTGGACCGTCTTCGCCGGCACGGTCGTCAACCGGCTCGGCTACCTCGTCACCCCGTTCCTCGTGTTCTTCCTGGCCACCCGCGGCGTCACCGGAACGCACGTCTCCTACGTCCTCGGCGCGCTCGGCGCCGGCAACCTGCTCGGACCGGCGGTCGGCGGAGTGCTCGCGGACCGGATCGGCCGGCGGCCGACGATGCTCGCCGGGCTGGTCGCCGCGTCGGTGGGCCAGGGTGCGCTCTTCGTCGCTCCCGGCGTGGCCACGATGGCGGCCGCCGCCCTGCTGATCAGCGCCGCCGGGTCGATGGTCAGCCCGGCCGCGTACGCGCTGCTGGCCGACGCCGTGGACGCCGAGCACCGGCGGCGGGCGTACGCGCTGTTCCAGTGGGGCGTGAACATCGGTACGGCGGTGGCCGGGGTGCTCGGCGGATTCCTCGCCGCGCGCGGTTACTGGCTGCTGTTCGCGGTCGACGCCGGAAGCATGCTGGTCTTCGCCGCCGTGGTGGCGTTCCGGCTGCGCGAACACCGGCCGCCCACGGCGTTCGGCGCGGAGGGGGACGGAGGCGCGGGCGGGGCGAAGCGCAAGGACGGCATCGGCTACGGGGTCGTCCTGCGGGACCGGCTCGGGCTGGCGCTGCTTCCGCTGTTCGGCGTCCAGCTGTTCGTCTACTCGCTGACCGAGGTGGCGCTGCCGCTCGCCATCCACGACAGCGGCCTGTCTCCGACGGTCTACGGTGCGATGGCGGCGCTCAACGCGGTGATGGTGGTGGTCCTCCAGCCCGTGGTGACGGCGCGGCTGGCCCGGCTGCCACAGCTTCCGGTGCAGTGCGCCGGCGGCGTGCTGATCGCCGTCGGCGTGGCGATGACCGGGCTCGCGAACACGGTCACGGGGTATGCGATCTCGGTGGTCGTCTGGTCCGTCGGCGAGGTGGTCGTCGCCGGTATCGCCGCGTCGGTGATCGCCAATCTCGCCCCAGCACACGCCCGCGGCCGCTACCAGGGCGCGTTCGGCTGGACGTGGGGAACGGCGAGGTTCGGCGCTCTCACCCTGGGCGTCGGGTTGTACTCCGGTCTCGGCCCGGGTGTGCTGTGGTGGACCGCGTTGCTGGCCGGCATCGCCTGCTCGGTGGCGACGCTCGCGTTCCACGGACGGGTCGCCCGCCGGATGGACCACGTCCTCGCCGCCTGA
- a CDS encoding response regulator transcription factor → MNARILVAEDDEKQSRLIRIYLEREGNAVQVVADGRAALERARSSKPDLIVLDVMLPVVDGLDVCRILRTESDVPVLLLTARTTEEDMLLGLDLGADDYLTKPYSPRELTARVRALLRRSRRADGVTESSTLLVGDVELDIARFEVRLAGRPVALTAKEFAVLETLAREPGRVFTRVQIIERVFGFDRDVLERTVDAHVMNLRRKLEADPRRPRYLETVYGRGYRLADGGGSARS, encoded by the coding sequence TTGAACGCGCGGATTCTGGTTGCCGAGGATGACGAGAAACAGTCCCGACTGATCCGGATCTACCTGGAGCGCGAGGGAAATGCGGTGCAGGTCGTGGCCGACGGTCGCGCGGCGCTGGAAAGGGCCCGTTCGTCGAAGCCCGACCTCATCGTTCTCGATGTGATGCTGCCGGTGGTCGACGGTCTCGACGTGTGCCGCATTCTGCGCACGGAATCGGATGTTCCTGTCCTGTTGCTCACCGCGCGCACCACCGAGGAGGACATGCTCCTCGGTCTGGACCTCGGCGCCGACGACTACCTCACCAAGCCGTACAGCCCCCGCGAACTGACCGCACGCGTACGGGCGTTGCTGCGCCGCTCCAGAAGAGCCGACGGCGTGACGGAGTCCTCGACGCTGCTGGTGGGTGATGTGGAGCTGGACATCGCGCGCTTCGAGGTCCGGCTGGCCGGGCGTCCGGTGGCGCTGACCGCGAAGGAGTTCGCCGTGCTGGAGACGCTGGCCCGTGAACCGGGCCGGGTCTTCACCCGCGTACAGATCATCGAGCGTGTCTTCGGCTTCGACCGGGACGTGCTGGAGCGGACCGTCGACGCGCACGTGATGAACCTGCGGCGGAAGCTGGAGGCGGACCCGCGGCGCCCCCGCTATCTGGAGACGGTCTACGGGCGGGGCTATCGCCTCGCCGACGGCGGCGGCTCAGCCAGGTCCTGA
- a CDS encoding ArsR/SmtB family transcription factor: MESVLSFSTADLAMTRYAVSPMWEVVTSFRLLRAEVDPPLHRRWAAQVRPRLERTGLDRGWLAELIPLTGYLADFLNPTPASPFPGLSGELAAIRATSAGQVRAELDMLAAEAGRDGGRSARFRLLYDAPEETLGKVAAEIEAYWELALAPYWARIRHLLEADVFYRARQAAEHGSAHVLDELHDSVRWDDGTLRLVRRHCAVTRGQAGGGLLLVPSAFVWPRVLTRSVAGEPPQLAYPARGVGNLWEPRTPTSAAAVAGVLGRSRTRILTELDTPSSTTQLARRAGMSAAGVSQHLTALRDAGLVTAHRSGRSVLYARTAVADALLTPAGD, encoded by the coding sequence ATGGAGTCGGTGCTCAGCTTCTCCACCGCGGACCTGGCGATGACCAGGTACGCCGTGTCGCCGATGTGGGAGGTCGTCACCAGCTTCCGGCTGCTCCGGGCCGAGGTGGATCCCCCGCTCCACCGGCGATGGGCCGCGCAGGTACGGCCCCGGCTGGAGCGGACCGGACTCGACCGCGGCTGGCTGGCGGAGCTGATCCCCCTGACCGGCTACCTCGCCGACTTCCTCAATCCCACGCCCGCCTCGCCGTTCCCCGGCCTGTCCGGTGAGCTGGCGGCGATCCGGGCGACCTCGGCCGGCCAGGTGCGGGCCGAGCTGGACATGCTTGCGGCCGAGGCCGGACGAGACGGTGGCCGGTCTGCCCGGTTCAGACTGCTGTACGACGCACCGGAGGAGACGCTCGGGAAGGTCGCCGCCGAGATCGAGGCGTACTGGGAACTCGCCCTCGCGCCCTACTGGGCCCGGATCCGGCACCTCCTCGAGGCCGACGTCTTCTACCGGGCCCGGCAGGCCGCCGAGCACGGCTCCGCCCACGTTCTCGACGAGCTCCACGACTCCGTGCGCTGGGACGACGGCACCCTGCGGCTCGTCCGCCGGCACTGCGCGGTGACCCGCGGCCAGGCGGGCGGCGGGCTGCTGCTGGTGCCGTCGGCGTTCGTGTGGCCGCGGGTCCTGACCCGGTCGGTGGCCGGTGAGCCGCCGCAGCTCGCATATCCGGCCCGCGGGGTCGGCAACCTGTGGGAGCCGCGGACCCCCACGTCCGCGGCGGCGGTCGCCGGCGTTCTGGGTCGATCGCGTACGCGAATCCTGACCGAGCTCGACACCCCGTCCTCGACCACCCAGCTCGCGCGGCGGGCCGGCATGTCCGCCGCCGGGGTCTCCCAGCACCTCACCGCACTGCGGGACGCGGGCCTGGTCACCGCCCACCGCAGTGGCCGGTCGGTTCTGTACGCACGTACGGCCGTGGCCGATGCCCTGCTGACCCCCGCGGGCGACTGA